The following are from one region of the Stigmatella ashevillena genome:
- a CDS encoding erythromycin esterase family protein, with the protein MRIHLWLWLSLGLGCASARALHPGQVLGADGAAIPGARITVVPRAPSWDVRTDAPVAITASGPEGRFEVASLPPGEYGLSAVTPGGVLIVGESLQVKEGQPVKPLAIREGRDTLGLLEGTVVDEAGVPVPGAKLRIIRQGMPFDDVALMEASPEGRFQVRSGGGAHSVVASAPGFSPVMQRVARTGEPVTVRLERAADETMYRAAVTWMKETGVPLKSVEAGQGLEDLAPLKQVLKDTRVVALGEATHGTREFFQLKHCLLEFLVTELGFTVFALEENFAEGLSFNEYLLEGRGDPKQLLRGSAWDTEELLSLLQWMRRYNEEPAHPKKLKFYGVDMQFSPEAVARVNAYLAKVDAAHGGHVQELLAWLALPKSGFSRLPVERQKEVAARLDLLAERFEAERARYVRQSSEAEWAVARRNVRVLRQFVGKVLQEEEELRDRAMAENLLWILEHEGPDTRAVLWAHNGHVQRGPGEWRDRPMGRHLADALGKSLYVFGMAFHKGEFLAFNMDAQPPPGRKGRVAFSVPPEPEDTLDAALAATGWPLLALDLRALPRRGPAYEWWRRSRRAHDIGFIYSDGGYPSLGQIHALALYDGLLFVERTTAARLNPR; encoded by the coding sequence ATGCGAATCCATCTGTGGCTGTGGCTCTCGTTGGGGTTGGGATGCGCCTCGGCGCGGGCCCTGCATCCGGGCCAGGTGCTGGGAGCGGATGGAGCCGCCATTCCAGGGGCGCGCATCACCGTGGTGCCTCGGGCACCGTCCTGGGACGTGCGGACGGATGCGCCCGTGGCAATCACCGCGTCGGGACCGGAGGGACGCTTCGAGGTGGCGTCGCTTCCGCCGGGGGAATACGGCCTCTCCGCCGTCACTCCTGGTGGCGTGCTCATCGTGGGCGAATCGTTGCAGGTAAAAGAGGGCCAGCCCGTAAAGCCCCTCGCGATTCGGGAGGGGCGTGACACCCTCGGCCTGCTGGAGGGCACCGTGGTGGACGAGGCGGGTGTCCCCGTCCCGGGCGCGAAGCTGCGCATCATCCGCCAGGGAATGCCCTTCGATGACGTCGCCCTGATGGAGGCCTCACCGGAAGGCCGCTTCCAGGTGCGCAGCGGGGGAGGCGCCCACAGCGTGGTGGCCTCCGCGCCCGGGTTCTCGCCGGTGATGCAGCGGGTGGCGAGGACGGGCGAGCCCGTCACGGTGCGGCTGGAGCGGGCCGCGGACGAGACGATGTACCGGGCGGCCGTGACCTGGATGAAAGAGACGGGCGTGCCGCTGAAGTCGGTGGAGGCGGGCCAGGGGCTGGAGGACCTGGCGCCATTGAAGCAGGTGCTGAAGGACACGCGCGTGGTGGCGCTGGGCGAGGCCACGCATGGCACACGGGAGTTCTTCCAGCTCAAGCACTGCCTGCTGGAGTTCCTGGTGACGGAGCTGGGCTTCACGGTCTTTGCCCTCGAGGAGAACTTCGCGGAGGGGCTCTCATTCAATGAGTACCTCCTTGAGGGCCGGGGAGATCCCAAGCAGCTGTTGCGCGGCTCTGCCTGGGACACGGAGGAGCTCCTGTCACTTCTCCAATGGATGCGCCGCTACAACGAGGAGCCCGCCCACCCGAAGAAGCTGAAGTTCTACGGCGTGGACATGCAATTCTCCCCCGAGGCCGTGGCGCGCGTGAACGCCTATCTGGCCAAGGTGGACGCGGCGCATGGGGGCCACGTCCAGGAACTGCTCGCGTGGCTGGCCCTGCCCAAGTCGGGCTTCAGCAGGCTGCCTGTGGAGCGCCAGAAAGAAGTGGCGGCGCGGCTCGACCTCCTGGCTGAGCGGTTCGAAGCCGAGCGGGCACGGTACGTCCGCCAGTCCAGCGAGGCGGAGTGGGCGGTGGCGCGGCGGAACGTGCGCGTGCTGCGGCAGTTCGTGGGCAAGGTGCTCCAGGAAGAGGAGGAACTGAGGGACCGGGCCATGGCGGAGAACCTGCTCTGGATCCTGGAGCACGAGGGGCCGGACACGCGGGCGGTGCTGTGGGCGCACAACGGGCATGTGCAGCGTGGCCCGGGCGAGTGGCGGGACCGCCCGATGGGGCGGCACCTGGCGGATGCGCTCGGCAAGTCCCTGTATGTGTTTGGGATGGCCTTTCACAAGGGCGAATTCCTGGCGTTCAACATGGACGCGCAGCCCCCTCCAGGCCGCAAGGGCAGGGTGGCGTTCTCGGTGCCGCCGGAGCCCGAGGACACCCTGGATGCCGCGCTCGCCGCCACGGGCTGGCCCTTGCTGGCGCTGGATCTTCGCGCCCTGCCGCGCCGTGGGCCCGCATACGAGTGGTGGCGGCGCTCGCGGCGTGCCCACGACATCGGCTTCATCTATTCGGACGGTGGCTATCCGTCGCTCGGCCAGATCCACGCGCTGGCGCTCTACGACGGCTTGCTGTTCGTGGAGCGCACCACCGCAGCCCGGCTCAACCCCCGGTAG
- a CDS encoding NmrA family NAD(P)-binding protein encodes MKIVITAASGNIGHRAAEQVVAAGAEAVLLSRQPSKLSALTARGASVQPVSSDDAQGILKASRGADALFWLAPPNPGATDLRDWYRQTATAAAQALRENHIPRVVCISSVGAGSGPDQGTISFAAEVEEIFQRATGNVLILRPGYFMENCLGQAESIRREGVLSFPYAADHDMPWISTDDIGDVAAKYLLDGGWAGQWTRNLLGPENLTLTEVAALLSRVSGRPVRYVQVSLEAVQHQLTAQGVNPTVRKQLGDLFRALGDPNGIYATARTPEAFTPTTFETFARNKLLPLLTTGG; translated from the coding sequence ATGAAGATCGTGATCACCGCCGCCTCCGGCAACATCGGGCACCGCGCCGCCGAGCAGGTCGTCGCGGCCGGCGCCGAGGCCGTGCTCCTCTCCCGCCAGCCCTCGAAGCTCTCGGCCCTGACCGCCCGGGGCGCATCCGTCCAGCCGGTCAGCAGCGACGATGCCCAGGGGATCCTCAAGGCCTCGCGGGGTGCGGATGCCCTGTTCTGGCTCGCTCCTCCCAACCCCGGCGCGACAGACTTGCGCGACTGGTATCGCCAGACGGCCACGGCCGCCGCCCAGGCCCTCCGGGAGAATCACATCCCGCGGGTGGTCTGTATCTCCAGTGTGGGCGCTGGCTCGGGACCCGACCAGGGGACCATTTCCTTCGCCGCGGAGGTCGAGGAGATCTTCCAGCGCGCCACAGGCAACGTGCTGATCCTCCGCCCCGGTTACTTCATGGAAAATTGTCTGGGACAGGCGGAGTCCATTCGCCGGGAGGGCGTCCTCTCCTTCCCCTACGCGGCAGACCATGACATGCCGTGGATCAGCACGGATGACATTGGCGATGTGGCCGCGAAGTATCTGCTCGATGGCGGCTGGGCAGGCCAGTGGACCCGCAACCTGCTCGGCCCCGAGAACCTGACCCTGACGGAGGTGGCCGCCCTCCTCTCTCGGGTGTCCGGCAGGCCCGTCCGGTACGTGCAGGTCTCTCTCGAGGCCGTGCAACACCAACTCACTGCCCAGGGCGTGAACCCCACCGTGCGAAAGCAACTGGGGGATCTGTTCCGGGCGCTCGGCGATCCGAACGGCATCTACGCGACGGCCCGAACGCCCGAGGCTTTCACGCCGACGACGTTCGAGACGTTCGCCCGGAACAAGCTGCTGCCCCTGCTGACTACCGGGGGTTGA
- a CDS encoding nuclear transport factor 2 family protein translates to MQTPHGPSHGRQAAELFAAHLELIGKDISAWAELFAENAVIEFPYATSVGTPARLEGKTAIAAYVKGVLSQLQGLTFSNVRVFPAQAPHVLFAEVHGEATLASTGLRYVQDYVMRLETDGERILYYREYWNPVPVLQAFGGAQSLQHPVNAV, encoded by the coding sequence ATGCAGACACCACACGGTCCCTCGCACGGCAGACAGGCCGCTGAGCTTTTCGCCGCTCACCTCGAGCTGATTGGCAAAGACATCTCCGCCTGGGCGGAGCTCTTCGCCGAGAACGCCGTCATCGAGTTTCCCTATGCCACCTCCGTGGGGACTCCCGCGCGGCTGGAAGGCAAGACCGCCATCGCCGCCTATGTGAAGGGCGTGCTCTCCCAGTTGCAGGGGCTCACCTTCTCGAACGTCCGGGTCTTCCCAGCCCAGGCGCCTCATGTGCTGTTCGCCGAGGTCCACGGCGAAGCCACCCTTGCCAGCACCGGGCTGCGGTACGTACAGGACTATGTGATGCGTCTCGAGACGGACGGGGAGCGCATCCTCTACTACCGCGAATACTGGAACCCCGTGCCAGTCCTCCAGGCCTTCGGTGGCGCTCAGAGCCTCCAGCACCCCGTCAACGCGGTGTGA
- a CDS encoding winged helix-turn-helix transcriptional regulator encodes MVGKRVEAGARQQLVTGLLERMLVKDVFDETCIVNQALVLLADKWALLVLIVLMQGTKRYSELQRQIRGVSPKMLTQTLRSLEQNELVTRQIFPEVPPRVEYTLTDFGKSLSHPLAALCDWAFEQEPRLRTVYRKAHPEP; translated from the coding sequence ATGGTGGGAAAGAGAGTGGAGGCAGGTGCGCGGCAGCAACTCGTGACCGGGTTGCTAGAACGCATGCTCGTGAAGGATGTCTTCGACGAGACCTGCATCGTGAACCAGGCGCTCGTCCTGCTGGCGGACAAGTGGGCCCTGCTGGTGCTCATCGTGTTGATGCAGGGAACGAAGCGCTACAGCGAGCTCCAGCGCCAGATTCGGGGAGTGTCACCGAAGATGCTGACCCAGACGCTCCGCTCGCTCGAACAGAACGAGCTGGTCACGAGGCAGATCTTCCCCGAGGTGCCGCCGAGGGTGGAGTACACCCTGACGGACTTTGGAAAGAGCCTGAGCCATCCGCTGGCGGCTCTCTGTGACTGGGCGTTCGAGCAGGAGCCCCGGCTCCGGACCGTCTACCGCAAGGCCCATCCGGAGCCCTGA
- a CDS encoding AsmA family protein yields the protein MEARKKRRWPYVLGGIFAVLVLGVAIVLWRLDAILLQQARAQAATFSQQLGRPIQIGDISTKLFPHIGVDVENVSVGAAEGEDLPLAEVKALDVRVAAMPLLRSSGKDIQVLNAEVTGLTINVIRLPDGTTNVQRLQERLASQQKPEEEAPPEDTTPTDLSGVRVDRAALTDGTIRFVDRSGAKAQELAVSDLDIEVKDLRVGEPLEVKLAAAVLAQKQNLFVTLAASPLPPTLVPTPERLTLKAEAINLAPLGPFLPPSVGFQAGTLTADWKAELGSAVPGGKGPTRLEGAIRALGLQFAGSEGGKALDVVLDTDVKADLVAGDLALDRFQLDFGPAGIKGQGRVKGMLGDAPTVEGFELTSHDLDPAVLSDYYPPLKKMLGGMIAGPVGLSVKGSGTQEAQALDAEVDLTPVRLRVPEQLSKEAGGAMRLTARVTGAAASGGALRFEAKANLAGVDMRPGLLLNKVPGQRLDAAVAGTYQPTKDGMKVDVRQLTLNVLEDTVTGSATAALAGQGKKATTTFAVDMKSPKLDADALMMTEEQVVARTGGKEEPPSADASRFNGFRGDIKLQVGAVRYSQMDLSNVVAHITLVDDLIKVEQLSSGLYGGSVVADGTQIRLGPLPEQRPFEAKVKVQNVEMGSALTAFTPKKVMTGTFNGNVDVKGVGYTPGQLKQTLLGAIHGNVANGSLLGLDIVSSVTEPLAKALPFAAKALRSGDVTSLGENLPFGVEIKNGVAQLDKPITWSRPEGAMNFTGGIRLDGELDLSGTVNLAPQTIQTLTLGKAKPTEAIPVTLNLTGPAWSPKVTGLDVKPAVTAIVKQVAGGLAGQLLGDKAKPVQDLLQGGGQAARDEAERQKQALEQKAAEEKAKLEAAARAEQEKAKKKAEEEAKKRLRGVFGK from the coding sequence ATGGAGGCACGAAAGAAGCGGCGCTGGCCCTATGTGCTCGGAGGCATCTTCGCCGTCCTGGTGCTCGGGGTCGCCATCGTCCTGTGGCGGCTCGATGCGATCCTGCTCCAGCAGGCCCGCGCCCAGGCCGCCACCTTCTCCCAGCAGCTCGGACGGCCCATCCAGATTGGCGACATCTCCACCAAGCTCTTCCCCCACATCGGCGTGGACGTGGAGAACGTCTCTGTCGGCGCCGCCGAGGGAGAGGACCTGCCCCTGGCCGAGGTGAAGGCGCTGGACGTGCGCGTGGCGGCCATGCCCCTGCTGCGCTCCAGCGGCAAGGACATCCAGGTGCTCAACGCCGAGGTGACCGGCCTCACCATCAACGTCATCCGCCTGCCGGATGGCACCACCAACGTGCAGCGCCTCCAGGAGCGCCTCGCCAGCCAGCAGAAGCCCGAGGAAGAAGCGCCCCCCGAGGACACCACGCCCACGGACCTCTCCGGCGTGCGCGTGGACCGGGCCGCCCTCACCGATGGCACCATCCGCTTCGTGGACCGCTCGGGCGCCAAGGCCCAGGAGCTCGCCGTCTCGGACCTGGACATCGAGGTGAAGGACCTGCGCGTGGGCGAGCCCTTGGAGGTGAAGCTCGCCGCCGCCGTGCTCGCCCAGAAGCAGAACCTCTTCGTCACCCTGGCCGCCTCGCCGCTGCCTCCCACCCTCGTCCCCACCCCGGAGCGCCTCACCCTCAAGGCCGAGGCCATCAACCTGGCGCCCCTGGGCCCCTTCCTCCCTCCCAGCGTGGGCTTCCAGGCCGGAACGCTGACCGCTGACTGGAAGGCCGAGTTGGGCAGCGCCGTCCCCGGCGGCAAGGGCCCCACCCGGCTCGAAGGCGCCATCCGCGCTCTCGGCCTCCAGTTCGCGGGCTCCGAGGGCGGAAAGGCGCTCGACGTGGTGCTCGACACCGACGTGAAGGCGGACCTCGTCGCCGGCGACCTCGCGCTGGACCGCTTCCAGCTCGACTTCGGTCCCGCGGGCATCAAGGGCCAGGGCCGCGTGAAGGGGATGCTCGGAGATGCGCCCACTGTGGAGGGCTTCGAGCTGACGAGCCACGACCTCGACCCGGCGGTGCTCTCCGACTATTACCCGCCTCTGAAGAAGATGCTGGGCGGGATGATTGCGGGCCCCGTGGGGCTGTCCGTGAAGGGCAGCGGCACGCAGGAGGCCCAGGCGCTCGACGCCGAGGTGGACCTCACCCCCGTGCGGCTGCGCGTCCCCGAGCAGCTCAGCAAGGAGGCGGGCGGCGCCATGCGGCTCACCGCGCGCGTCACGGGCGCGGCCGCCAGCGGCGGGGCCCTGCGCTTCGAGGCCAAGGCCAACCTCGCGGGCGTGGACATGCGCCCCGGCCTGCTGCTCAACAAGGTCCCCGGCCAGCGGCTCGATGCGGCCGTCGCGGGCACCTACCAGCCCACGAAGGACGGCATGAAGGTGGACGTCCGCCAGCTCACGCTGAACGTGCTGGAGGATACGGTGACGGGCAGCGCCACCGCGGCGCTCGCGGGCCAGGGCAAGAAGGCGACCACCACGTTCGCCGTGGACATGAAGAGCCCCAAGCTCGACGCGGACGCGCTGATGATGACCGAGGAGCAGGTGGTGGCGCGCACCGGCGGCAAGGAGGAGCCGCCCTCGGCCGACGCCTCGCGCTTCAATGGGTTCCGCGGGGACATCAAGCTCCAGGTGGGCGCCGTGCGCTACAGCCAGATGGACCTGTCCAACGTCGTGGCCCACATCACCCTGGTAGATGACCTCATCAAGGTGGAGCAGCTGTCCTCGGGCCTCTACGGTGGCTCCGTGGTGGCCGATGGCACTCAGATCCGCCTGGGGCCCTTGCCCGAGCAGCGGCCCTTCGAGGCCAAGGTCAAGGTGCAGAACGTGGAGATGGGCTCGGCGCTGACCGCCTTCACCCCCAAGAAGGTGATGACGGGCACGTTCAACGGGAACGTGGACGTGAAGGGCGTGGGCTACACCCCGGGGCAGCTCAAGCAAACCCTCCTGGGGGCCATCCATGGCAACGTGGCCAATGGCTCGCTCCTCGGCCTGGACATCGTCTCGTCGGTCACCGAGCCGCTGGCCAAGGCCCTGCCCTTCGCGGCCAAGGCCCTGCGCAGTGGCGACGTGACGTCGCTGGGCGAGAACCTCCCGTTCGGGGTGGAGATCAAGAACGGCGTGGCGCAGCTCGACAAGCCCATCACCTGGTCACGCCCCGAGGGCGCGATGAACTTCACCGGCGGCATCCGGCTGGATGGCGAGCTCGACCTGAGCGGCACGGTGAACCTCGCGCCGCAGACCATCCAGACGCTCACCCTCGGCAAGGCAAAGCCCACCGAGGCCATCCCCGTGACGCTGAACCTCACCGGCCCCGCGTGGAGCCCCAAGGTGACGGGCCTGGACGTGAAGCCCGCCGTCACTGCCATCGTCAAGCAGGTGGCCGGCGGCCTCGCGGGACAGCTCCTCGGAGACAAGGCCAAGCCCGTGCAGGACCTCCTTCAGGGCGGAGGACAGGCCGCGCGCGATGAGGCGGAGCGCCAGAAGCAGGCCCTGGAGCAGAAGGCCGCCGAGGAGAAGGCCAAGCTAGAAGCCGCGGCCCGCGCCGAGCAGGAGAAGGCCAAGAAGAAGGCCGAGGAAGAGGCCAAGAAGCGTCTGCGCGGCGTCTTCGGGAAGTAG